The following proteins are co-located in the Streptococcus anginosus genome:
- a CDS encoding sugar transferase — protein MFENRNELQKTGIAFIQLITVFVVIMIINLISNFSLTNKDIVMLMLLHIVAFYISNYNYHFFQRGYLIEFTETLKYSAFYAVIITFSSFMLGGNFSLSRSNLIFFILLNALGVYCINLLIKQYYARVHPRLKSSKKVLIITVSNRLDRILKQLTETRTFNECIVAISVFDNSRYQHPTIQTIPKERLIEFATRSVVDEVFISLPSDYYSIEDLVVQFENMGITVNVNINALDFQIGEKKLQEIAGFSVVTFSTNFYNYSHIIAKRVLDIIGSLFGLLICGIAALFLVPMIRKDGGPAIFVQERVGKNGRIFKFYKFRSMYVDAEERKKELMAHNTMSGGMFKMDDDPRITPIGKFIRKTSLDELPQFYNVLKGDMSLVGTRPPTKDEYEQYTPEQKRRLSFKPGITGLWQISGRSSITDFNEVVKLDVAYIDGWTIWSDIKILLKTIKVVLMKDGAK, from the coding sequence ATGTTTGAAAATAGAAATGAGTTGCAAAAAACAGGAATTGCTTTTATTCAACTAATTACAGTTTTTGTTGTGATTATGATCATAAATTTAATTTCAAACTTTAGTCTAACTAATAAAGATATTGTGATGTTAATGTTGCTACATATTGTTGCTTTTTATATTAGCAATTATAACTATCATTTTTTTCAACGTGGCTATTTAATTGAATTTACCGAGACACTGAAATACAGTGCTTTTTATGCAGTCATTATCACATTTTCTTCTTTTATGTTGGGAGGCAACTTTTCATTATCCCGTAGCAATCTCATCTTTTTTATCTTGTTGAATGCTTTGGGTGTTTATTGCATTAATCTATTAATCAAGCAATATTATGCACGAGTACATCCAAGATTAAAAAGCAGTAAAAAAGTACTCATCATTACGGTTTCTAATCGTCTAGACAGAATTTTAAAGCAATTAACCGAAACACGCACATTTAATGAATGTATAGTAGCTATCTCAGTATTTGATAACTCGCGTTACCAACATCCGACAATTCAAACAATACCAAAAGAACGTCTCATCGAATTTGCAACTCGCTCTGTTGTAGATGAAGTTTTTATTAGCTTGCCGAGCGATTACTATTCCATTGAAGATTTGGTTGTTCAGTTTGAGAATATGGGAATCACCGTTAATGTGAATATTAACGCCTTGGATTTTCAAATTGGTGAGAAGAAGCTTCAAGAAATTGCTGGTTTTAGCGTGGTCACTTTTTCAACAAATTTCTACAATTATAGTCACATCATTGCTAAAAGAGTTTTGGATATCATTGGTTCTCTCTTTGGACTTCTTATATGTGGAATTGCAGCGCTTTTCCTAGTTCCAATGATTCGTAAAGATGGCGGACCAGCAATTTTTGTTCAAGAACGTGTTGGAAAAAACGGTCGGATTTTTAAATTTTACAAATTTCGCTCTATGTACGTAGATGCCGAGGAGCGCAAAAAAGAGCTGATGGCACATAATACTATGAGTGGTGGGATGTTCAAAATGGATGATGACCCACGGATTACGCCTATTGGAAAATTCATTCGGAAAACCAGTCTAGATGAACTACCGCAGTTTTATAATGTCCTCAAAGGCGATATGAGCCTTGTCGGAACACGACCACCTACCAAAGACGAATATGAGCAATACACACCAGAGCAAAAGCGGCGATTGAGCTTTAAACCAGGAATCACTGGCTTATGGCAAATCAGCGGTCGTAGTAGCATTACAGATTTTAACGAAGTCGTCAAACTGGATGTCGCTTATATTGACGGTTGGACCATTTGGTCAGATATTAAAATCTTACTCAAAACAATTAAAGTTGTACTAATGAAAGACGGAGCGAAGTAG